Proteins encoded within one genomic window of Natator depressus isolate rNatDep1 chromosome 1, rNatDep2.hap1, whole genome shotgun sequence:
- the LOC141982366 gene encoding uncharacterized protein LOC141982366 translates to MEPVTLSCSSSPGQARSKLERVKMLKRKRKETIEKKNSQVSVTDGWMKPAGICSPSDKAVVGATRTPPREPPKNQESALRPLSTQNSTRVQMKHQPSPNLIYVKPKDKTKHSGKKHPCKDNSSSSAATATPSPEKTVSENAHIHKPGTGALGIVNKKPRIENTCDAKVLQPCKHNSSSSVATAAPSPEKTVSENVHIHKPRVGTLGALNVCRNTHIHKPRAGTLGVVNKKLRTDKDPPYSSIWEEFDASFRKLMDAVSSGSLKLRHSKKIWKKYDALFRKLMDAESSGGLKERGAGKGGSDQA, encoded by the exons atggagccagtaactttaagttgcagttcatcaccaggccaag cacggtcaaaacttgagcgggtaaaaatgctcaaaagaaaaaggaaagagacaattgaaaagaaaaattcacaagtatcagtgacagatggatggatgaagccgg caggcatatgcagcccttctgacaaggctgtagtgggagctacaaggacccctccccgagaaccaccaaagaaccaggaatctgctttgagacctttatcaacgcaaaacagcacaagagtgcagatgaagcatcagcccagtccaaacctcatttacgtcaaacccaaggacaaaacaaaacactctggtaaaaaacatccatgcaaagacaactccagttcctcagcggccaccgccacgccaagccctgagaaaactgtgagcgaaaacgcccacattcacaaacccggaacaggcgctctagggattgtgaataaaaaaccaaggattgaaaacacctgcgatgccaaggtattgcaaccatgcaaacacaactccagttcctcagtggccaccgccgcaccaagccctgagaaaactgtgagcgaaaacgtccacattcacaaacccagagtaggcactctaggggctctgaatgtgtgcagaaacacacacattcacaaacccagagcaggcactctaggggttgtgaataaaaaactaaggactgacaaagatcccccatattctagtatttgggaagagtttgatgcttcattcagaaaactgatggacgctgtatcttcggggagtctaaaactacggcattctaaaaagatttggaaaaaatacgacgctttgttcagaaaactgatggacgctgaatcctcagggggcctaaaagaaaggggggctggaaagggtggctctgatcaggcatga